In the Brettanomyces nanus chromosome 1, complete sequence genome, ATCTTCGTAAAGCCTATAAGATCGATGCTGATCCATCAGCTCATGCAAATAGACGGCAAAGAAGAGCTGTGACTAAACGCTCAAAGGACGACCAGGAAGATCAGGATAGCATCCCTCTTCTCCCAGTCACTACCGATGACCTAGAACCTGTCAGAGTTTCCAGCTTACTCATAGTCAAACTGTTGATGCTTCCGTCCTTACTGGTTCACAAATTTATCTCAACGAAGAAGTGTTTGGATAAACACCCTGAAATATCATCCAAGATCAACCTcatccaagaaaagaacgatAAAGTCAAGCTACCGAACGGCAAAGTCGCATATAAAAAGCATAAATAGCTTATCAAGCTTTCTCTAGTTTTAGAATGTTTAATTGCACGTTAAATAAAGCAttaagtaaaaaaaaacatgTGTACCAGTTAGTACACGGTGTATAAAACAGAGCCAGTAGAAGTCAGTAGAAGTCGtgtttcttccttctcgCTGGAAAATTTAGGCCTAGTTGGCTTCACTGGCTCCATCATTAGGTTCGTTAGAATCGTTAGTTTCATATGTCTCTGCTTCGTGGTGGCCTTTGATTGGTCGCAGATCGCCGCCACCAAGATTGTCTTCATTCGCACCTTCAACATCCTCATCGGCACCTGCTTTGTAATTTTCTTCGTATTCTTCGTGGGAAATATCAgagccttcttcttcgccGCTTCCATTATTCTGTGCCTCTCCCTCTATCACTTCCACCCCTTTGTGGAATTCTTCGCTGTCACCATTATCCAATATTATAGCGTTCTCGTTGACTGGAGAAGCAGAGATAGGAATGCTGTCATCCGTAATGAGAACTCcactatcatcatcattactTCCATTCTCGTCTCCAGTTCCAATATCGTTAGGGTTTCCCAAAACCTTGTTGTACATCGAGTTAAGATCCTTTAATGTAGAGCTGACAAAACGGTTCCATTCATCAAACTTACCGCTCTCAAAGATTCTTTCAAACAAAGTATTGAATACGTAGAACGAGGACTTCAGATAGAAGACTGAACTCGAATCTGACTCTTCCTTGAGTAAACTGAATGTCTGATCATCTCTGGCCATACCAAAGTTCTCTACGTAGTTCTGGAACTTGTGAACCTCTTCGGCTATCAACGTTAAATGGCCCATGTATCCAAGCTTGAATTTTGTCTCTGCCTCTTTTTCCTCAGAGAGTTTGAAACAATAAAGAATATATTGAGGCAAATTGAAAAAACCAGGGAAAGAGGGATCATCGACGTAGTCGCCGTCAAACTTGTCAAAGTCACCAAACAGTGACCAAATAAGAACCTTATTAAGTGACAAATTGTCGTCGTATTTTGTCTCCTCCTGATTTGAAGCCTGGTCCTCGTCCCAGTTGGCAAGACGGCCGTTGAATACCTGCTGAACCAAATCAAATACCACGTTATGCATAAAGTTATTCCAAGGGAAGTGATGCATCTTCAGTGCAATAAGTGGGATCGAGTTCGTTTGAAGtaacttgaacttgaaaaaattACCAATTGACAAATCACTTGGTATCTCGACATACCGTTCTTCCAGTGGAAGCCCATCACTCAAAGGGTTGCTCAAACTCATCTTTTGAACACGCCGAAGAAGTTCCTCGTCCATAATTTTATCGTCCTTTGTCTCGCGTTCATTGATGTTGTCGTTCAACGCATCTTTGACAAGACTCTCTGTATGCTTCACATCTCTCCAAAGATCACGTTTGTATATCAGGTAGtccaatttcaaagacTTATTCATAAGAATCATATTGGAACAATGAAGCAGTTCGGCTATCAACTCCATCACTTTGAATCTCTCGTATCCTAAAGGTTCAATCATGTCTCCATTTGCAGTGTTCAACTTGGTGACCTTTCGAAGATCAAAGTACTTATTCGTCAAATAGTTCTCCACTATCTCAgcaagatgaagagaaaacagCTTGAGCATTACACCCAAATATATTGGATCACGCGAATTCGGAAGATGCTTAATCTTGGATTTGGAGTCCTCAGAGACTTCGGCGATCTCACTAGCTCGCTTTAATGGAGCGCCGGTATCTTCCTCGTCGGGTGTCGCCACCACAATATCATCGGTGGaatcttctggttcttttGGTTCTTCGTTCTCAGCCTCAGTCTCAGTGATCTCCTGCTCTTCAACACATGCAATCCAATCAAACTCGTCATAGTCGGAATTGTTTTTCCTGATAACCTCAATGATTACAGAAACAACGGTAACCAATCCGTAATTGCCATAGTTGATGATAATATCCAACATCTCCATAACGCATTGTTTAGAAACCAATTGTCTAGTGAGATCATTGGGTCCGACATTGGGATTACTAGCGCGCATTATATTAGCCTGATCTTGGTCTATAGGTTCTCCAAACTCGTTCAATTGCTGTCCACCGTTGGCAAGGGATGGATCGTCCCAAAATCCAACGTTCGAAGAGATGCCCACTATACCATTGAGCAAATTGCAAAGATTATCTTGTACCTGGTGATCGAGGTAGTAAATCTTGGTCATCTTGAACAGCTCCAATACTAGGTTCTGATCAAtcaaaatattgataagcCCGTTAGGGTTGTATGGTTTGTCGGTGGAAACCAACCGAACTAGCAAATCACAAGTGGTTGGGGAGTAAGGAATAAACTTAAGGAATTGATCTGTTAAAGGACAGTGCTGCTGCTCGAACCGAATGAAATTCATCAGCTCATTTATGTTCATGGTCGCCATATCATCAACCAATTTGAGGAAATTATTGAACAGTAACAGTGCGTGATTGTCTTTAAATCTGGACCGTTCatacttttcttcatcaagaagttgatgagatgaCTGGGTAGCAGCTGTCTCGGGAATATGTGAAGATTCCACTTCCcgctcttcttctgcatccaTCGCTTCCGCAGTAACCAGTTTGAAATTTTTGTAAAAATAACTTACATCTTTATCGAAGAATCCTCTCCAAAGCTTGGTCATTAGTGGAGTCGATGCCATTAAATTCGGAAGAATATTTGTGTTCGGAAGAATCATAATCTCGCTACAGACAGAGGCTCTCTGAAGAGCTTTTTCAAATGCCGAAAGTTGTTCCTgagattcttcttcttcttgcttttcTTCGCCAGTAACAGAACCTTCCTTTTCGTCGGAAGAACTACTATCGTCTTTGGATGCCTTGTTATCGGATTCAGCGTCTTCGGCAAAAATCTCGCTTTGAAGTTCAACCTCATTAGGGTCTCTATCAAGTTTGGCTAATTCGAGAGAATATAAAATGTAATCAATCATGACATCTATCACATCGATCTGCGAGATGTAGTTAATCAAACGCTGGTTTTTGGCAAGGTTAATCTCATCCATTAAGTTCGGTTGATCCAAGAGCTTGTTGAGTAAAGACACGCTGATAGCGCGATGCGGAGCCGTTAAAGTAGACGGAGCTACCACAGTCGTTGGAGCCGTTGGAGCCGCTGGCTTTATAGACGAATCTAAAGATGAGGATACAGAGATGTTCGAATTTGTGGGCTTTTCAGCAGATAACAAAGACGGCTGCtgtggctgctgctgcttgGAAGACTGAGGTTGCCCCAGAGATTGAGCCAAATTAATATCGTTTTCCTTTATATGATGTAACAATTGAGAAGCTGTTAGATTGAACTGCCGAGAAGTAGGAGAATATGCCATCTGGTGAGTAGTAGACTGCGTAGGTTGATCGGTTGAAGCCGATTGAGCTTGCGCTGAAGTCATCGAAACACGAGCTGTACTCTTTGTGAGATTAGTAGAAGGGGAAAAGGATCCCGAGGTACCTGACGACGTATTGGAGGATGGGTCCGCGGAGCCCTCGTTGATATCAATTTTCCCGGATTTCGAGACGCCCCGAGACTTGGCAGATGTTTGTTTGGActtctgttgttgttgttgttgttgttgttgttgttgttgttgctgttgttgctgttgctgttgctgctgctgttgttggCGTCGCTGCTGATCCTCTTGTTCTCGTTTCTGCTGATCAAGATCAATTTCAGCCAGGATCTTATTGATAGAAGCattggagaaagaggaattgaagaagggCCAAATTCCAGACATTGTGAAGATGCAAAATGTGGTGAAAGAGTTGCTCTATAGAAGgacagaaaaagaaggggCAAAGGAAAATGGTGGTGAACGGgtgaaaataaatagattTGGGCAAACCGAACGACAAATAGCAGTAATAAGCACCCTGCTTTGCAGTCACGTTAAGTAAGAGGAACTAGAAAGTGTGAAACAAAGGTAGATAAAACAAACAGAGTAAACAAGAAGCGGAAAAAAATTGGCTGATATATTACATGTAGAGAGAAAGGGCTGCGAAACCATCCAGTGAGGAGGATGTTGAGTGAGATCAGTACGGTGGTCATTTAGGCAGACGAGGtggaaaaattttgaagacaGGCCTAAGGCCGCACGGGGTGTCTGAGGAGGATAACTTGTATGGGCGGGCAGTATGGCGGGAAATACGGCGGGAAATACGGCGGGAAATATGGCGGGAAATATAGCCGAATATTAAAAGTCGTATAGCCAGTATGACTGGTTTGACCGGTATAACTGGCTGACTGGCTGAATATTATGCTTATGCCTGATACGCTCGTACTAGGAGATATATAGTTATACGGCCAGACAATCCTAGGGAATCGCTACCAAGTTCCCAGCCACACGTCATTTTATTGCTGAAAAACATTTTGTGGCGGTGCATCTGCGAGGGCAAACTAGAGCCCACTGAGTAGTCGACTCAACTGAGATCAAAGTTCTCTTACTGATTGGTTCAACGCGTCCTTCTGTTTATTGCTTAAGTCTGCCATTTTTTATCTAATTGCTGCATCATGACATCTATTGGAACAGGATACGATCTTGCCAATTCGATTTTCTCGCCTGATGGAAGAAACTTTCAGGTGGAATACGCCTCAAAGGCGGTTGAGAACTCAGGAACCTCTGTGGGTATTTGCTGTAAAGATGGAGTAGTTTTGGCAACGGAAAAGGTGGTGAACTCAAAACTTTTGGTGCCCGGTAAAAACAAGCGCATCCAATCAATTGACCGTCATATTGGAGTGGTTTATTCGGGGCTTATTCCAGATGGAAGGCACTTTGTCAATAGAggtagagaagaagcacGCTCGTTCCGATCACTATACAAGGAACCTATTGGATTAAAGGGACTTATAGATAGATTGGGCTACTATGTGCAGGCTTACACGTGCTACAATTCAGTAAGACCATTTGGAATTAATGCTATAGTGGGAGGTGTTGACTCTGAGGGTTCTCATCTCTATATGGTGGAACCTTCTGGAACCTATTGGGGTTACTATGGTACAGCAACAGGAAAGGGAAGACAAACTGCTCGTGCCGAgttggagaaattggatcTACCAAACATTTCTGCAAAGGATGCCGTTAAAGAAGCCGCTAGAATCATATACATGGCTCATGAGGATAATAAGGACAAGGATTTCGAGTTAGAAGTGTCGTGGGTCAGTCAATCGGAGACCAAGGGTGTCCATCAATTGGTCCCAAAAGAGCTTTTTGATGAAGCCGTGAAAtatgctgaagaagagcaagatagtgatgacgacgacgatgatgatgagggAAGTGAAAATAGCGATCAAGATGAGGAGATGGAGTAATTAGGTATTTTATTATCTAGAAAAGTTAAGCAGACACTGCTGCGATTACCCGGGTCGTGTAGAATTAGAGCGTAGCTACGTTTGTAGGCTTGTGAGATCCACCTTTGCTTTAAGTCGAGAATTCTCCTGCTCCAACTCATCCAACCGCTTCTTACTCTGCTTGCGCTCAAAACTAAGGGCCTCCTCGGCAGTTTTCCAGCGCTTTGTAAGCTCATCGATGCGTAGTTTGCTGGTGGAACTTGTCGCATCTTCCAATAATTTACCAGGCTTTTCTTTAAGCTCTTTCTGTACATTGTCGATAATTTTACGATCGCGTTCGATCTGATCATTGGCCTCTCGGGTCATTTCAAGTCGACTCATCACCACCGTCTGTATTCCTGCCAACAGATAATCATACACAGCTGCAAGAAGCTGTCTCACTGGACCATTTTTAAGCTCTAGCTGATCTCTGTTGGCCAATTGAAGTACCTTCTCAGCCGCCTCTCTAATAGACTTTTTGTCTAAAAGACGGCTCAAGATCTTTATTGCGTGCGTTTGGAAATTGATGTCAGTGGCCAAAATGGCATCGACACGCGAGTTACCCTCAGCATCTGAAGTCTGGTTGGCCAAATCGTCGTTCTGTACTTTCAAGTCATTAATTTCTGACTCCAGTTCggtcttcatctttttaAAATTGTTCAATTGTTCTTGTAATCCATCAATCTCTCCTGCAGTCTCTCTCTGCTCGTCTAATAATCGTCCTACTCTCTCTTCAGATGCCTTTAGTTCTTCCTTTACTTGTCTGTATGCATCCTCCTTCGTTCCTAGTTCATCTCTAAGCTTCCCCACTTCATCCGACTCGCTTGCCATCTTACTGGACGACTTATaatcttcaagatttcTGCTGAGTACTTCAAATTGTTCTCTCTCGGATTTCAGCTCATCTAACACGCTCTTTAATTTATTATTCATTGAGATCCCTtcattctttctatctTCAATCAATAGTCCCACTCCAGAATCCACAATATCCAACTTGTTCTTCATatctgattcttctttacaGTTCAACAACACTTTTTGCACCTTCTTGTCATTGCTCTCACGAAGTTTTGTCATTACTTTCCCCAAAGCAGCCTGCCATTCTTCATAATCCAAatgcatcttctccaattgaACTTTAACACCATGGAAAGATCCTTCAAGGTCCTCCAATTCACCCCTCAACGCATCATTAACAGCACTCAAGTGTGCGGAAGCTGATAACTCCTCTTGACCTACCTTTTCTATGtatttctccttcaataaATCACTCTGAAGCCTCAATTGGATCCTACAATTCATAAGTTCCTTTCTAAGCTGTACTGTTTCAGTAGCATTGCTTCCAGACCTAAAATTCTGATCCAGGGAACTCAAATCCAGTTGCGGCAGATGCATTGATCGGTTAATGATGTCCGATATTACGCTGGAATTAGCTTCCTCCTCTGCTTTCCGGTTCTCAGGCAAACTCCGAAGAAATTGCGTTCTCTTCCTCACTATAAATTTATCTCGCAAGGCCGCCGGTGACCCAGTAGACGTCCCTATTGACCCTGCAAAGGTATTGGTTGTGCCCATCACCCCATCACTAGTCACATCCCTGGTTCCATCAGAGCCCCGTAACTCCAATATCGGATCTTCTGATATGTTGAAGCTTAAAAACTGCTCTACGAGAGATTCGCCGGCCTTTGTATTGTCCTGATCTCCCTCATTACTCTCTTTATCACGTTCACTAACGTTATCTACTTCAAATTGTGTCCctttttcatcaatcatCCCCCCGTTAAAACTGCCACCGCGTGCAGATGTTTTAGAAGGTGCTAATGATAAATCAGTCGACTTTTCAAAACTCATCTCTTGGATTCTACTCGACATGATCTTCTCAACGGCTTATAACACTGTTGAATAATCGGGTCTTTCTCAATCCCACTGCCTCGAAATGTAAACAATAAGGAATGTGAGCTGCAAAAAAAAGGGATCATTAATTTCCAAGTCTACAGACGCGTCAATGattttgaacttcttaTTGGTGCGGCAGGTATTCTCTATAGGGATTTCCAATTGGATGAAGGAAAATCCATATATTACATATCTAATGGTAAGTTAGCATCAGGTCTGGTCCATATTGTGTGAATTGTCTGCCCAATATAACAATTAATATTCAATTAAAAGGTTTCGTGAGATGTATAGATAGAAAAGTGACGTGAGCATATAAAAAGGCGTCTATACCTCTTACGCACTTGTGCATTTATTCGGGAAATTTTCTGAAGTATTCACATCCAGAGAAGCCTGCAGCATTATACTGTAAAATTGCGTAAACATGGGTGTTGCTTTGAAATAGCAATCAGGGTCTGCCAAAGAGAACGTTATCCGCTATCCTTAGATCTCCGTACATCACGTGATTGTATTACATAAGCTCGGCAGTATCACGTGTACGGAAAAGCTTTCTCCTGCGAACAGTTGGTCCGTTGTACGTCAAATCTCAAGAACACCGCACTTTTACCcttttttcattatcaCACGACTGCTGATGTCAGCTGATGGCAAAAAAAAGCGGGTTTTTTCCATCGCGGAGAAAAGGAAGTGGTTCTGTGGAATGACGCCAATCAGACACCCGTATTAATTGCATCCgacatttcttttttcttcggGAGAAGTGTAGGATGATCTCCGGAGCAGTTTTTTCATTTGGACTCCGAGCTTGGGGAGACCAAGATTCAGCTTACAagggaaaaagaaaagcgGCTGTGTTCTCATTTCCCGGTACGTCGAAACAGCACGCACCCCCTGTTCGACTTTCTGAGTCGTGTcgggggggggggggggtATCGAGTAATGTGACAGCATTTTGAAATCATATTCTGCATGCCCAACGTAATGGCAGCCAAACTCACCTTGCAAATGGCAGGTCTCCAGATTTTACACGCAATCTGTTTATGGGGCGCTCAGTAGCACGGTACTATTTTGGAGGCAGGGCTCATGAAATTGAAAGCGGACCTTTTCATCATATCTTGAATGATTGGGTGGGCCAACAATTAGATGTATGTGGGCACTCAAATTAACACTATATAAATCAatgagagagagaaaaaattcTCACCCGCCCAACCCTCACCGTCTAGAATCTGATTCACTTAACCTAATACGGCGTTTAACACCTTCTCCAAGGTTTTAAGAAGCGCcacagaagaaaaataaagaaatgCGCCTGCCTCACATTCGCACAGAGGAAATCGAAGAGCCGCTGACACCTGATGCATTTAGACTTCTGTAATTTCGGGGTACTCACGCGTTGCCCGACTGTCCAGCTGACCTAAAATAGGTAATCCCTAAATTTTTTCGACGAGTTTCAGAGGGCTTAAAGAGTGGGATGTTTTAGTGGGATCTCACAAATACTCTTCCTGTTATATTTTACGTTTTGTTTTTTGTGTGAATGGACTCCTAGTCAACTTTAAATATCCATCTTGACGATTATGTGTGATGTGGATAACATCATCTAAGGGAAAGGCTAAAATGTCCGCTACCTTTAGTCGATCCTCGTCCCCAGCAAGTCCCCACATTACACTATGTCCTTTACTCGGTTTATCTTTCTCCTACAACATA is a window encoding:
- a CDS encoding uncharacterized protein (EggNog:ENOG41) — its product is MSGIWPFFNSSFSNASINKILAEIDLDQQKREQEDQQRRQQQQQQQQQQQQQQQQQQQQQQQQQKSKQTSAKSRGVSKSGKIDINEGSADPSSNTSSGTSGSFSPSTNLTKSTARVSMTSAQAQSASTDQPTQSTTHQMAYSPTSRQFNLTASQLLHHIKENDINLAQSLGQPQSSKQQQPQQPSLLSAEKPTNSNISVSSSLDSSIKPAAPTAPTTVVAPSTLTAPHRAISVSLLNKLLDQPNLMDEINLAKNQRLINYISQIDVIDVMIDYILYSLELAKLDRDPNEVELQSEIFAEDAESDNKASKDDSSSSDEKEGSVTGEEKQEEEESQEQLSAFEKALQRASVCSEIMILPNTNILPNLMASTPLMTKLWRGFFDKDVSYFYKNFKLVTAEAMDAEEEREVESSHIPETAATQSSHQLLDEEKYERSRFKDNHALLLFNNFLKLVDDMATMNINELMNFIRFEQQHCPLTDQFLKFIPYSPTTCDLLVRLVSTDKPYNPNGLINILIDQNLVLELFKMTKIYYLDHQVQDNLCNLLNGIVGISSNVGFWDDPSLANGGQQLNEFGEPIDQDQANIMRASNPNVGPNDLTRQLVSKQCVMEMLDIIINYGNYGLVTVVSVIIEVIRKNNSDYDEFDWIACVEEQEITETEAENEEPKEPEDSTDDIVVATPDEEDTGAPLKRASEIAEVSEDSKSKIKHLPNSRDPIYLGVMLKLFSLHLAEIVENYLTNKYFDLRKVTKLNTANGDMIEPLGYERFKVMELIAELLHCSNMILMNKSLKLDYLIYKRDLWRDVKHTESLVKDALNDNINERETKDDKIMDEELLRRVQKMSLSNPLSDGLPLEERYVEIPSDLSIGNFFKFKLLQTNSIPLIALKMHHFPWNNFMHNVVFDLVQQVFNGRLANWDEDQASNQEETKYDDNLSLNKVLIWSLFGDFDKFDGDYVDDPSFPGFFNLPQYILYCFKLSEEKEAETKFKLGYMGHLTLIAEEVHKFQNYVENFGMARDDQTFSLLKEESDSSSVFYLKSSFYVFNTLFERIFESGKFDEWNRFVSSTLKDLNSMYNKVLGNPNDIGTGDENGSNDDDSGVLITDDSIPISASPVNENAIILDNGDSEEFHKGVEVIEGEAQNNGSGEEEGSDISHEEYEENYKAGADEDVEGANEDNLGGGDLRPIKGHHEAETYETNDSNEPNDGASEAN
- the PRE10 gene encoding Putative proteasome subunit alpha type-7 (MEROPS:MER0000553~BUSCO:EOG09343HNX), encoding MTSIGTGYDLANSIFSPDGRNFQVEYASKAVENSGTSVGICCKDGVVLATEKVVNSKLLVPGKNKRIQSIDRHIGVVYSGLIPDGRHFVNRGREEARSFRSLYKEPIGLKGLIDRLGYYVQAYTCYNSVRPFGINAIVGGVDSEGSHLYMVEPSGTYWGYYGTATGKGRQTARAELEKLDLPNISAKDAVKEAARIIYMAHEDNKDKDFELEVSWVSQSETKGVHQLVPKELFDEAVKYAEEEQDSDDDDDDDEGSENSDQDEEME